A section of the Heterodontus francisci isolate sHetFra1 chromosome 7, sHetFra1.hap1, whole genome shotgun sequence genome encodes:
- the LOC137371843 gene encoding gap junction gamma-1 protein-like translates to MSWSFLTRLLEEIQNHSTFVGKVWLTVLIIFRIVLTAVGGESIYHDEQSKFVCNTLQPGCENVCYDSFAPLSHVRFWVFQIIMISVPSIMYLGYAMHQISRMEGGQSKPKKRMPIVHRGAARDYEEADGDNEEDPMVCEEIEHEPEPEADKKAPETKQQHDGRRRIKEDGLMKMYVFQLLMRTLFEIGFLAGQYLLYGFEVLPNFVCNKIPCPYTIDCFVSRPTEKTIFLLVMYVVSGLCLLLNIAELFHLGCGGIRDGLRGRRQASRPSKCTSYAPPGYHSVLRKDKTKLSNGSMPYHSNLGGLGPGSFEMSEAVHRHLKLAQEQLNMAYRASGEVPRQPRSGSPESNGTAVEQNRLNFAQENEGACSEKAGLRA, encoded by the coding sequence ATGAGCTGGTCTTTTCTGACACGGCTGCTTGAGGAGATCCAGAATCACTCCACGTTCGTTGGTAAAGTCTGGTTGACTGTCCTCATCATCTTCCGCATCGTGTTGACGGCGGTGGGCGGCGAGTCCATCTACCACGATGAACAGAGTAAGTTTGTGTGCAACACGCTGCAGCCTGGGTGCGAGAACGTGTGCTACGATTCCTTCGCGCCCTTGTCCCATGTCCGGTTCTGGGTCTTCCAAATCATCATGATCTCGGTGCCATCCATCATGTACCTGGGCTACGCCATGCACCAGATATCTCGGATGGAGGGCGGCCAGTCGAAGCCAAAGAAGAGGATGCCCATCGTGCACCGGGGAGCAGCCCGGGATTACGAGGAGGCGGACGGCGACAATGAAGAGGACCCCATGGTCTGTGAGGAGATTGAGCACGAGCCTGAGCCCGAGGCCGACAAGAAAGCTCCCGAGACGAAGCAGCAGCACGATGGGAGGCGCCGCATCAAAGAAGACGGTCTCATGAAGATGTACGTCTTCCAGCTCCTGATGAGGACGCTCTTTGAAATAGGCTTCCTGGCTGGCCAGTACTTACTGTACGGGTTTGAGGTCCTCCCCAACTTTGTCTGTAATAAGATACCTTGCCCGTACACCATCGACTGCTTCGTTTCCCGCCCGACGGAGAAGACCATCTTCCTGCTGGTCATGTACGTGGTGAGTGGCCTCTGCTTGTTGCTCAACATCGCCGAGCTCTTTCACCTTGGCTGCGGTGGCATCAGAGATGGCTTGAGGGGCAGACGGCAGGCTTCCCGCCCTTCCAAGTGTACCTCCTACGCCCCTCCGGGCTACCACTCAGTGCTTCGCAAAGACAAGACCAAGCTAAGCAACGGGAGCATGCCGTACCACTCCAACCTTGGCGGCCTGGGGCCAGGCAGCTTCGAGATGTCCGAAGCAGTTCACCGGCACCTGAAGCTGGCCCAGGAGCAGCTGAACATGGCTTACCGAGCATCGGGAGAGGTCCCGCGCCAACCGAGGAGCGGCAGCCCCGAGTCAAATGGCACAGCCGTCGAGCAGAACCGACTGAACTTTGCTCAGGAGAACGAAGGTGCCTGTTCCGAAAAAGCAG